The genomic region CTATTCTTTCACCCTTGTGTTACCATTTCTACTTCATTTATCTTTATGGCTTGATGTCAGTGTTCTTGTTAAACACCGCTTGCTCGGAATGACAGTGGGGGGAGGTCGCCGCAGGCGGCCGAAGAATCCCCTGGTCGACCACACAAACTCCCTGAACCCTTTCTTTTGCTATGGCCCATGAACGGCCAGTCGCCAATGCCAACATTTTAAAAAATAACACCCCGAATGATAACACAGAAGCCACCCTGCTTGTTGCCGGAGCAAGAATGAAGCATTTCAAAAATACAAGCGGTAAAGGGCCCCCAATAATCTTTTACAAAAATATAAAGGATAAATGAAGTCGATGATGAAATGATTAAGAGTAAGGTAACAGTACAAAAAGCTACATACAGCCGGACAATAACAAGTTAACAACCGGATTTGAGGAAGTGTATTCATACTGATGGGCGCCAACAATGAAGAAAAAAACACCCTTCCAGATTCCCCTGATAATAAAACAGTCAAAATCAATTTCTGGAACGAACTCTCCGGTTCCATCGGGGACCTGGGGATACTGCTCCCTTATGTTCTCGGGGCGATAAATCTGGTTGGCCTGAATCCGGCCGCCATATTTTCCTGCTTCGGCCTTTTTTATATTTTCTGTGGCTGGTTTTACAGAATACCAATGGCCGTTCAACCGATGAAAGCTGCTTCAGCAGCGTTGCTGGTTCATAATCTCACCGCGGGGGAAATGGCTGCAGCTGGCCTGATAATCGGGGCATCGTTGCTGATATTGGGTTTGACCGGCCTCATCGATTTCATAGCCCGTGTCACCCCACGGAGTGTGGTAAGTGGCATTCAGGTTGGCCTGGGGGTGTCACTGGCCTCCCTGGGAGTAAAGATGATTTCCACGGAACCGTTGATCGGCTGGATTATTCTTGTTTTGATACTCCTTCTATTGAGAAGCAGGCGTCTCCCGGCAGCAATCATAGCTCTTGCCGCGGGGATCGCCCTGAATTTCATTCTTCATCCCGACCTTTCCCTTCCTTCCATCTCCATCGCCTTTCCAACCCCGGCTCTTGCATGGCCGAAGCTTGCAGATTTCAACCGCGGGTTTTTGCTGGCAGCCCTGCCGCAGCTACCCCTGACCGTCGCCAATGCAGTGCTAGTCACCACGGTGGTTTCCCGCGAGCTGTATGGCGAACAGGCCACCAGAGTCAAGGATCGAAACCTCTGCCTGACCATGGGCGTTGCCAATCTGCTTTCCGCACCCCTGGGTGGCTATATG from Bacillota bacterium harbors:
- a CDS encoding sulfate permease is translated as MGANNEEKNTLPDSPDNKTVKINFWNELSGSIGDLGILLPYVLGAINLVGLNPAAIFSCFGLFYIFCGWFYRIPMAVQPMKAASAALLVHNLTAGEMAAAGLIIGASLLILGLTGLIDFIARVTPRSVVSGIQVGLGVSLASLGVKMISTEPLIGWIILVLILLLLRSRRLPAAIIALAAGIALNFILHPDLSLPSISIAFPTPALAWPKLADFNRGFLLAALPQLPLTVANAVLVTTVVSRELYGEQATRVKDRNLCLTMGVANLLSAPLGGYMMCHGSGGVAAHHRFGGRTRYTSYIIGAFLLITGLLLGSDGAKLLALIPEAVLGCLLFYSGLDLAVAAKFTPSRQDLFIILGVAILSIATNPAIAFIAGFFAARSMEKGWIKI